The proteins below are encoded in one region of Neorhodopirellula lusitana:
- a CDS encoding GNAT family N-acetyltransferase → MSGLEILTTSQASKLQLDYPDFYFSDAYGLASEASDNASWRIALWDGGAICFPFLQREIVGHDGCYDVTSPYGYPGVYGTEGVSEKDWLAFRGACKAYYREAGIVSEFLRLSGLVPGRDSLLECDPSIESRVHNQTLAIATCEGYETCWNRFDSRARTKVRKARKNGVEGRWYQATPQDVASDSIFRRLYVETMDRIEASPYYYFPDAYFDAIARHLDLYILEITKENEVIASAMMLPCGEICHLHLVGTALGANRLGVSNFLYDESCRWAAERSYRCLHIGGGLKPDDSLFYFKRGFGGDAVQFTIGQSVVDPAFYSRLVKQRAAELAVATESLFESGYFPAYRAPMPSVSEASE, encoded by the coding sequence ATGAGTGGCTTAGAAATACTAACAACGTCGCAGGCCAGTAAACTACAGTTGGATTACCCCGATTTTTACTTTAGCGATGCGTACGGTTTAGCATCGGAAGCGTCGGATAATGCAAGTTGGCGAATCGCGTTATGGGATGGTGGTGCAATCTGTTTTCCTTTTTTACAGCGTGAGATTGTTGGTCATGATGGGTGCTATGATGTAACATCGCCGTACGGTTACCCTGGTGTATACGGAACAGAGGGTGTATCAGAGAAGGACTGGTTGGCGTTTCGCGGCGCGTGCAAAGCATATTATCGTGAAGCGGGGATTGTTAGCGAATTTCTGCGTTTGAGTGGACTTGTTCCCGGGCGGGACTCTTTGCTTGAGTGTGATCCATCGATCGAAAGTCGCGTTCACAATCAAACGCTGGCGATCGCAACCTGCGAGGGCTACGAAACCTGCTGGAATCGATTTGATTCACGAGCTAGGACGAAAGTTCGAAAAGCTCGCAAAAACGGGGTGGAGGGTCGGTGGTATCAAGCGACACCGCAAGATGTCGCAAGTGACTCTATTTTTCGTCGCTTGTATGTCGAAACAATGGATCGCATTGAGGCATCACCGTATTACTATTTCCCAGATGCCTACTTTGATGCAATTGCGAGGCACCTTGATCTCTATATTTTGGAAATCACCAAAGAGAATGAAGTCATTGCTTCGGCAATGATGTTGCCTTGTGGCGAAATCTGCCATTTGCATCTAGTCGGCACCGCGTTGGGTGCGAATCGCTTGGGTGTGAGTAACTTCCTCTACGATGAGTCCTGTCGATGGGCCGCCGAGCGTTCCTATCGGTGCCTACATATTGGTGGTGGTTTGAAGCCAGATGATTCGCTCTTCTATTTTAAGAGAGGTTTCGGCGGAGATGCTGTGCAGTTTACGATCGGTCAATCCGTTGTCGATCCCGCTTTTTATTCTCGACTAGTCAAGCAGCGAGCAGCGGAGTTGGCCGTGGCGACTGAGTCGCTATTCGAGAGTGGCTACTTCCCCGCCTATCGCGCACCAATGCCCTCAGTCAGTGAGGCAAGCGAATGA
- a CDS encoding acyltransferase encodes MRGRERFGKFAFLLRVFTSCLSVFPARILELLWSLSSIFDGPVALGLRYSILKTLAQGCGDNVFIGKSVCIRNWSGLSIGSNVSIHAMCYIDAAGGVTVGSNVSIAHQVSLISFDHTYRDASLPIKYNPNEKATIAIDEDVWIGCGARVLSGVVVGRRSVVAAGAVVNREVEPGFIVGGVPAKKIGTTS; translated from the coding sequence ATGAGAGGCCGAGAGAGATTTGGGAAATTTGCTTTCTTACTACGGGTTTTTACGTCTTGCCTATCAGTCTTTCCTGCGAGAATCCTCGAGTTGCTTTGGTCACTGTCTTCGATATTCGACGGGCCTGTGGCACTTGGTTTGCGTTATTCTATTCTGAAAACTTTAGCGCAAGGCTGCGGCGACAACGTGTTTATTGGGAAGTCTGTGTGTATTCGGAACTGGAGCGGATTAAGTATTGGCTCCAACGTAAGTATCCACGCAATGTGCTACATCGATGCAGCGGGAGGTGTTACTGTCGGAAGCAATGTTTCCATCGCTCACCAAGTCTCGTTGATTAGCTTTGACCATACCTACCGTGACGCTTCGCTCCCCATTAAGTACAACCCGAACGAAAAGGCCACTATCGCAATCGATGAGGACGTTTGGATAGGGTGTGGAGCCAGAGTGCTCTCTGGGGTTGTTGTCGGGCGGCGTTCGGTCGTTGCCGCAGGAGCAGTCGTGAATCGTGAGGTTGAGCCTGGCTTCATTGTAGGCGGGGTGCCAGCTAAGAAGATTGGTACCACTTCCTAA
- a CDS encoding lipopolysaccharide biosynthesis protein, whose amino-acid sequence MKSRIQFACVFLLRFFYLLSSFALSSVLARSLSEIDFGIFIVSQSIVLLMYSISVAGVPNYLVREIAVLAPIDRWQPIRFAAIWSVSILVASVFCFFIVAMLTEVEFDAVFVGVPAAGVLVFSAISNATLRGVGQVGKSQIADMLLRPGLFLSICMFFWLSTNWSMSPVVAMTAFSFSVTVGLAFSIWQFRKISLVPSPGHLSFDRQHAMSRVKKLAGVDWVHSVSLYTTPLLISAFASEREVSHFRVAFQISLLLPTGLYVANTILYPHLCRSFHDGRMFDVKEAFVRCCLIGSGFAWAVAAMLWFFGAQFILIFYGEGYLDAMTAILILVVAQMFNTATGPLDLLLTAAGLEHVVLRARSIALVGQIIAVSILACFWGATGAAIGYASISILWNAFLAVFGYCRFGGLLVLEKNSSSESGVSV is encoded by the coding sequence ATGAAAAGTCGCATTCAATTTGCGTGCGTTTTCCTGCTGCGTTTTTTTTACTTGCTTAGTTCGTTCGCACTGTCGTCCGTTCTGGCAAGGTCTTTGTCAGAGATTGATTTTGGCATTTTTATCGTAAGTCAATCAATTGTACTTTTGATGTACAGTATCTCGGTGGCGGGTGTTCCGAACTATCTCGTCCGCGAGATTGCCGTTCTCGCTCCAATTGATCGTTGGCAACCTATACGGTTTGCCGCTATTTGGTCGGTTTCAATCTTGGTGGCTTCGGTTTTCTGTTTTTTTATTGTGGCTATGTTGACTGAGGTGGAGTTTGATGCCGTATTCGTTGGTGTTCCCGCAGCCGGAGTCCTAGTTTTTTCAGCCATTTCTAATGCTACTCTCCGCGGGGTTGGGCAGGTAGGGAAATCTCAAATCGCAGATATGCTGCTTCGTCCTGGATTGTTTCTTTCAATTTGTATGTTTTTTTGGTTGAGTACAAATTGGTCCATGTCGCCGGTAGTCGCGATGACTGCATTTTCTTTTTCTGTAACTGTAGGACTTGCATTCTCGATCTGGCAGTTCAGGAAGATTTCGCTGGTCCCATCGCCCGGTCATCTCAGTTTTGATCGCCAGCACGCCATGAGTAGAGTGAAGAAACTTGCGGGAGTGGACTGGGTCCATTCAGTATCTCTTTATACAACACCCTTACTTATCTCGGCCTTTGCATCTGAAAGAGAAGTCTCCCATTTTCGTGTTGCGTTTCAAATTTCGCTATTACTTCCCACTGGCCTCTACGTCGCAAACACTATTTTATATCCGCATCTTTGTCGTTCTTTTCACGACGGAAGAATGTTCGATGTAAAGGAAGCGTTTGTTCGTTGTTGCCTGATCGGATCGGGATTTGCATGGGCTGTCGCAGCCATGCTATGGTTCTTTGGGGCTCAATTTATATTGATCTTCTATGGAGAAGGTTATCTCGATGCGATGACGGCGATTCTCATTCTAGTGGTCGCCCAAATGTTCAATACCGCAACTGGACCACTTGATTTACTTCTGACCGCTGCTGGACTAGAGCACGTAGTGCTTCGGGCTCGCTCGATTGCACTGGTAGGACAAATTATTGCTGTCTCCATTCTCGCATGTTTCTGGGGAGCGACAGGTGCCGCGATCGGTTATGCGTCGATTTCAATACTGTGGAATGCGTTCTTGGCCGTTTTTGGCTATTGCCGTTTCGGTGGATTGCTAGTGTTAGAGAAAAATTCGTCTAGTGAGAGTGGTGTGTCCGTATGA